The proteins below are encoded in one region of Triticum aestivum cultivar Chinese Spring chromosome 1B, IWGSC CS RefSeq v2.1, whole genome shotgun sequence:
- the LOC123086158 gene encoding uncharacterized protein → MEPSETSPAVTTIDSLKDDNIEDVLLRLPSPASLARAALASRRWRGIASSSPFLRRFRELHPRSPILGLFASQPDLQQLPIFHPAAAARSDPDLAAAARGGDFLLTRLEDDPAWRFRDCRNGLLLLRRGHSLSLYDPVSHRQVRVPRPPKDEPFPAAGAAEYLWDCLLDGHGEFRVVTVQRDGQRLRAMEYASRTAEWRIHPWADGIHMPAHAQSMRPMLAAAAGLIFSRYDRNSSLLLDTSTMAFSFSIVPLPVTIATHTMMPPGAYAIGDTEAGVCCLLLMVGRTTLQVWLLKKKDGGGGHAWELEKQSHIGWLDSFNRRFGVQMVAAGLAIVYCMSCKYSHFVIDLKDLSLKDKFRCHRTMAYPFQMPWPPAALVPTSPCERPTTPQTYACRDAENQHEAPSSSRKRKSNDEMEPCISPASLKNEFIR, encoded by the exons ATGGAGCCGTCGGAGACTAGCCCAGCCGTCACCACCATCGACTCCCTCAAGGACGACAACATCGAGGACGTCCTGCTGCGCCTCCCgtcgccggcctccctcgctcGAGCCGCGCTCGCCTCACGCCGCTGGCGCGGCATCGCCTCAAGCTCCCCCTTCCTGCGCCGCTTTCGCGAGCTCCACCCCCGGTCACCCATCCTCGGCCTCTTCGCCTCCCAGCCGGACCTCCAGCAGCTCCCCATCTTCCACCCCGCGGCCGCCGCCCGCTCCGACCCGGACCTCGCAGCCGCCGCGCGTGGGGGCGACTTCCTGCTCACCCGCCTCGAGGACGACCCGGCGTGGCGCTTCCGGGACTGCCgcaacggcctcctcctcctccgcagaGGCCACTCCCTTTCCCTCTACGACCCCGTCTCCCACCGGCAAGTCCGCGTGCCCCGTCCACCGAAGGACGAGCCCTTCCCTGCAGCTGGAGCAGCGGAGTACTTATGGGACTGCTTGCTGGACGGCCATGGAGAATTCCGCGTGGTCACCGTGCAGCGAGACGGCCAAAGGTTGCGCGCCATGGAGTACGCCTCCCGCACAGCCGAGTGGCGCATCCACCCGTGGGCGGACGGCATCCACATGCCTGCGCATGCGCAGAGCATGCGACCGATGCTCGCTGCCGCGGCCGGGCTCATCTTTTCGAGATATGACCGGAACTCCTCGCTCCTGCTCGATACAAGCACCATGGCATTCTCCTTCTCCATCGTCCCTCTCCCAGTTACAATAGCGACGCACACGATGATGCCGCCGGGAGCATACGCCATCGGAGACACCGAGGCCGGTGTGTGTTGCCTTTTGCTTATGGTCGGCAGGACTACGCTGCAAGTCTGGCTACTCAAGAagaaggacggcggcggcgggcatgCGTGGGAGTTGGAGAAGCAAAGCCATATAGGCTGGCTGGACAGCTTCAACCGGCGGTTTGGTGTCCAAATGGTGGCTGCTGGGCTCGCAATTGTTTACTGCATGAGTTGCAAGTATTCTCACTTTGTCATTGATCTCAAGGACCTGAGCCTCAAGGATAAGTTCCGTTGTCATCGAACCATGGCGTACCCTTTCCAAATGCCATGGCCACCTGCTGCGTTGGTGCCTACTTCTCCGTGCGAACGGCCCACCACACCCCAAACATATGCATGCCGAG ATGCTGAAAATCAACACGAAGCACCTTCTTCTAGTAGGAAGCGCAAGAGCAATGATGAAATGGAGCCATGTATTTCCCCAGCTTCTTTGAAGAATGAATTCATCAGATAA